The window ATTTTGTCCATGGCCCCCCGGATAACCATCCCCTCTAACGTGGTAATATCAATGCTGCCGGCTTCTTCGCAGCAAAAACTGCATCCTTTGGCACAGGCCTTGCCCTGGATAAGATCACAGGTATCTGCTTCAAATGAAGTGTAGATCTCTTTGAGTTGTTTTGTTTTTTCTTTCATTGTTTTCCAATTCAGTTGCCAATGTTTGTGTCTGGGTTTGTGTCTGAAACGCCATAAATCAAAATGGGTTCGGTTCTTCCCTTTACAAGGAGTCTGCCGCGTTGATTTAAACCAAACTCATGGGGCGTGTCCAGCAGATCCACAATATTTGAGGATACAATAATTTTTTCATTTTTTTCTTTGGTCAGAGTTTCCAGGCGGCAGGCAATATTCACGGTGTCACCCAAAACCGTTGAATCCATACGATCCGAAGTGCCCACCGTGCCGATCACCACCCTGCCGATATGAATGCCGATGCCCATGTCTATTCTGGGGTGAAGAGATGCGTCGGCCTCTGCATTAAATGCTGTTAAGGCCCTGTGCATTTCAACGGCTGCCCGGACCGCATTTTCAGCACAGTGTTTCAGATCTTTGCCATCGGCATCAAACAGGGCCATGACGGCATCGCCGATGAATTTGTCGATAAATCCGTGATTTTTATGAATGGGAGCACTCATGGCGCTGAAAAATGAATTTAAAAAGGTGAGGACCTGACCCGGCATCATGTTTTCGGAAAGGGTTGTGAACGAGCGGATATCACAGAACAGTACCGCGATGGTGTCGTTTTCAGCATTGCCGATGGCTATACTTTCAATGCCTTGTTTGGCAATACGGCTAAGAAAACGCGACGGCACAAATTTTTCAAACACACAAACCAGATTTTCAATTCTGGCGTAGGTTTGGGCAGACTGCATGGCCAGCACAATGGCCTGGCTTAAAATGAGGATTAGAAAGCCCAGGGGCATGAAGTCCCCGGTCCGGATAATCTCTTCGGAATAGAGGATTTCGTTGATAACGCCGGCCAGAAAGACCGTGAATCCGAAAAGAATATATCCCGCGCCCTCCCTGTGTCGTTTCACCGCTCGCACAAGACTGATTGATGCGTAAAGGCCGAATCCCAGGACAGCAACGTCATAGGTCGGAATGAAGTGCCAGAATATTTTTGTGGGAAAAATTAGTACAGGGATGGCGTAAGCTATGCTGAATATAACACATGGTTTATAAATTTTTTTTGAGAATTCTTTTGGAAACACAGAGCTGAGAAATCCCGCAAAGGCCGGTGGCAGAAAGTATAAACACAGCACCATTATTTTGCGCAATAATTCCCAGGAAAAGTTGGGAAAAATCTGGGTAATCAGCGTCACGCCGATGGTCAGGTTGCGCAGGGAAATAAGAAAACAGATCAAACCGAAATAAAAGTGGGATATCTCCTTGCGTCTGAAATAGAACAGCAGGAAATGGTAAACGCTCATGGCAAAGGTGCACCCGGTGACAAAGACACCAATGCCTTTGGTAAAAGAAAAGTGTCTGCGGATTTGCCTGTATTGACCAAGTTTTATGGACCGGACAATGCCTGCGTCAATGTGGCTGAAATTGGATACCTGAACAATAATTTCACATTTTGGGGTGCCGGGGGTAAAGCTGATGTCCTGGCAGAAACTCTGGGGCCGGGACTGGGATGGTGACGTCCCGACAATACCGTTTCCCGGAACGGGCCGGCCATTTATCCACATCTTGTATGCGGTAGCCATGTAAAGGATGTTCAGTGCATAGGTCTGGTCCGCTTCCGGCAAAATCACTGTCAGTCTGTAGGTTGCATATCCGTTGCTGTCCGGCCTGCCGCCGTCGGGGCTATGATATCGGGTCCAGGATTGGGGTACAAACATAAACCCTGTCTTGGGCGGCGGGGATGGCGAAGAAAAATCCATGGGAGAAAGCAGCCGGTTCCAGTAGAATTCCCAACACCCGTCCAGTGTGACATAGTCTGTTTTATTAAAATTAAAGGCCGAAAGATCCAGTACCCCGTTGACTGCCCTGGCCGGCTGGCCCGGTGTCCGGCCCTTTGCGGTGCAGACAGGTGGATAAAGAAAAAAAAACAGAAAAATAAACAAAAAACCGGTTCTGATCCAGATCCGATTTTTTTGAAATGCCATATTCACATACCTATGTCCCAGAAGGTTTTAGATATAAGTTGCAATGAGTTAGATGCAAGACAACAAGACTATACAATTTTAAAAAAAATCTGGCAAACATCTTTCTGGTGTAATTTTTTCAAAAAACCGTCAGATGGTATTTTCCCTTTTCGGTCAGGGAGAGCCAGCGCATCTGCAAAGAGACATCGGCAAAACAGACGGGAAGTATATCCTCACTGATTTCGGCCATGGCATCCTGCCAGTTCAAAAGTGCCTGACCCCGGCCGGGGATGAGAATGCCGTCCAGGTGAAAAAGATCTGCCAAAAGTGAAAGGCCGGGCAGGCCGGTTCCGGTCCATTGCATCACCTGGCGTTGCATGGGGCCCTGGAAAAATGGTGTTGTCCGGGCAGATACCAGGGTAAAAAGAATGCTTCGGTTTCCGGGTTCCGGATACAGGTATTGCTGGTCCAGGTCAAGGAAATGGGGGCTGGTGCGGACTATGGCATTTAAAACAGCATCCGTGTCAGGCACAAATCCGGGCGTGATAAAAATAAGCTCCAGGGGTACAAAGGGATTTTTCTCAGAAACAGCGGTTGTAACCCGGTTGATATAGTCCTGGTCCAGGGCGCTGTTGGAAAAAAATATCTGGAAGGGCGAGCTGATCCCATCTGCAAGCTCATGAATCTCTTCCAGGGGGCGGGGGGTGTCCAGGACCAGTTTGGCCAGCAGCCGCCGGTTGTCCGGGCAAATATAATAGTCCTTTGGGGCCGGGTGGGCAAAGGATATCTCCAGATCCGGAAAGGGCAGAAACGTCCGGTCAAAGGCATCTTCGGCATAATCCAGGGCCTGTGCCATATCTGTCCGGGAAAAGGCGGACGTTTGAATCACCGGATAGGGCGGATGGGGTGCAAATTCAAGGCCAAGCTCCCGGGCCTGTCTGAGAAAGGCTGTTCCCGGCAGGACCAGCAGAGGAAACACCTGGATATGGTCATACAGATCATGTTCAAGGATGAAATCCACACTGTTTCTGAATCCTTGGGGGGTGTCGCCGGGCAGGCCGAAAATCAAGTCAATGGTGGCTGTTATGTCTTGATTCTGGAGCGCTTTTACGCCTTTAATGAATCGTTTCAGATCCGTGGGGCGGTTCATGATATCAAGGGCCTTGGGGGTGGTGCTTTGCAGACCGACTTCAAACTGGGTGAATCCGGCATTTGCATATTGGGCGGCCATGTCGTCCGTGACGGATTCTGCCCGGATTTCACTGATAATGGGCAGTCTCTTTGACGCGTTAAGAACCGAAATTTTTTCAAGCAGCGAAGTCAACTGGGGTCTGGCATTCAGGGACGGGTCCATCAGGTAGAGCTCTTTGGCATGGTTGTGCAGTGCCCAGTCAATGCCTTGTATAACCGTTTGAGTGTCGGCGATATCCCGTTTTTTTCTGGCTTTGGAATAATAACAGAACCCGCATTTGTAAGGGCAGCCCCTTTGGGTTTCCAGAAGCATGACCTGCCCGGGGCCAAGGTCGAGATGGCCGTTGACATAGGGCGAACCGTGAACCAGCATTGAACTCTGGCTCAAGTGGGTATGATGAAGAACCCGGGGCATCGGGGCGCCGGTGTTGCCGGATTTCTCCCCCGGGATTTTGTTTTCCAGCACCTGGCGGAACAGGGCCTCGCCTTCGCCGATAACAAGATAATCTATAAATTCAGGAAAATGGTCAAGGGTATCTTCAGTGACCTGGGGACCACCGAAAATCAGTCCGGCACCGGTTTTTTCTTTAATTTGCCGGGCCAGGAAAACAGATCTTTCCATGTTCCAGGCAAATACCGTGAACCCCACAAGATCCGGGTTTCTGTCACAGACATCCCGGACAATGGCCTGGTCCCCGGTCCAGGACAGTGCTGTTTCGGATAAAAGATCCACCTGCCAGCCGGGGACATCCTGGGTTGCCTGCTT is drawn from uncultured Desulfobacter sp. and contains these coding sequences:
- a CDS encoding adenylate/guanylate cyclase domain-containing protein is translated as MAFQKNRIWIRTGFLFIFLFFFLYPPVCTAKGRTPGQPARAVNGVLDLSAFNFNKTDYVTLDGCWEFYWNRLLSPMDFSSPSPPPKTGFMFVPQSWTRYHSPDGGRPDSNGYATYRLTVILPEADQTYALNILYMATAYKMWINGRPVPGNGIVGTSPSQSRPQSFCQDISFTPGTPKCEIIVQVSNFSHIDAGIVRSIKLGQYRQIRRHFSFTKGIGVFVTGCTFAMSVYHFLLFYFRRKEISHFYFGLICFLISLRNLTIGVTLITQIFPNFSWELLRKIMVLCLYFLPPAFAGFLSSVFPKEFSKKIYKPCVIFSIAYAIPVLIFPTKIFWHFIPTYDVAVLGFGLYASISLVRAVKRHREGAGYILFGFTVFLAGVINEILYSEEIIRTGDFMPLGFLILILSQAIVLAMQSAQTYARIENLVCVFEKFVPSRFLSRIAKQGIESIAIGNAENDTIAVLFCDIRSFTTLSENMMPGQVLTFLNSFFSAMSAPIHKNHGFIDKFIGDAVMALFDADGKDLKHCAENAVRAAVEMHRALTAFNAEADASLHPRIDMGIGIHIGRVVIGTVGTSDRMDSTVLGDTVNIACRLETLTKEKNEKIIVSSNIVDLLDTPHEFGLNQRGRLLVKGRTEPILIYGVSDTNPDTNIGN
- a CDS encoding B12-binding domain-containing radical SAM protein → MKALLIQLPIPRLNLGLYTGNIPLAGACLKQATQDVPGWQVDLLSETALSWTGDQAIVRDVCDRNPDLVGFTVFAWNMERSVFLARQIKEKTGAGLIFGGPQVTEDTLDHFPEFIDYLVIGEGEALFRQVLENKIPGEKSGNTGAPMPRVLHHTHLSQSSMLVHGSPYVNGHLDLGPGQVMLLETQRGCPYKCGFCYYSKARKKRDIADTQTVIQGIDWALHNHAKELYLMDPSLNARPQLTSLLEKISVLNASKRLPIISEIRAESVTDDMAAQYANAGFTQFEVGLQSTTPKALDIMNRPTDLKRFIKGVKALQNQDITATIDLIFGLPGDTPQGFRNSVDFILEHDLYDHIQVFPLLVLPGTAFLRQARELGLEFAPHPPYPVIQTSAFSRTDMAQALDYAEDAFDRTFLPFPDLEISFAHPAPKDYYICPDNRRLLAKLVLDTPRPLEEIHELADGISSPFQIFFSNSALDQDYINRVTTAVSEKNPFVPLELIFITPGFVPDTDAVLNAIVRTSPHFLDLDQQYLYPEPGNRSILFTLVSARTTPFFQGPMQRQVMQWTGTGLPGLSLLADLFHLDGILIPGRGQALLNWQDAMAEISEDILPVCFADVSLQMRWLSLTEKGKYHLTVF